Proteins from a genomic interval of Salinarchaeum sp. Harcht-Bsk1:
- a CDS encoding helicase C-terminal domain-containing protein, whose product MHTERIHDEFPAPSYRGHQEDALDRIAAAFDDGNDVVLVRAPTGSGKSLLARAICGTAKTHDDTDHASEAVGSYYTTPQVSQLDDVSDDDLLEDFAIIRGKSNYDCILPEERDTPVDQAPCARKAGYDCSVKDRCPYFASRNLAANRQIAAMTLAYFMQTAGSEVFRKRDVCVIDEAHGLAEWAEMYATIDLGPYTVPVWDDLSVPNLDEQDAGPVEAAFHFAETAIAACEHRKDALLGQAELSASEVAERDRLQERIGDLQWFREDYRDTDSATEWLIDQAENRAITIKPLEPERYLHHTVWDRANRFALLSATILDKEAFCRQVGLDPANVAMVDLPHTFPLEHRRLYDVTCGRMTTEHRDATLPRMAETIARLMDEHDDEKGLVHCHSYAIQDRLAELLRDRGKDARLWTHDSEDRDGTLVAWKRSDGPGVLLSVKMEEALDLEGDLARWQVLCKAPFPNAGDARVAHRLEQDRWAWYYRTTLRTVIQGCGRVVRSPDDYGATYVADDALLDVFERAGSVMPDWFREQVDEMRAPDIPGLPVEASGSAAAVAAGGDATGTSDGRDAGTATANASTKSGSGSAAGSSTDGAADAATADTGQTDSSDDDGDDSRSAKGSPLGDVWGDG is encoded by the coding sequence GTGCACACAGAGCGGATTCACGACGAGTTCCCCGCGCCCTCCTACCGCGGTCACCAGGAAGACGCCCTGGATCGGATCGCAGCGGCGTTCGACGACGGCAACGACGTGGTGCTCGTGCGCGCGCCGACGGGGAGCGGCAAGTCACTCCTCGCGCGAGCGATCTGCGGAACGGCCAAGACCCACGACGACACCGACCACGCCTCCGAAGCGGTCGGGTCCTACTACACGACGCCGCAGGTCTCCCAGCTCGACGACGTGAGCGACGACGACCTGCTGGAGGACTTCGCGATCATCCGCGGGAAGTCGAACTACGACTGCATCCTCCCGGAGGAGCGCGACACCCCGGTCGACCAGGCGCCCTGCGCCCGAAAGGCGGGCTACGACTGCTCGGTGAAGGATCGCTGTCCGTACTTCGCGAGCCGGAACCTCGCGGCCAACCGCCAGATCGCGGCGATGACGCTCGCGTACTTCATGCAGACCGCCGGCTCCGAGGTGTTCCGCAAGCGCGACGTCTGCGTCATCGACGAGGCCCACGGGCTCGCGGAGTGGGCGGAGATGTACGCGACGATCGACCTGGGGCCGTATACGGTGCCGGTCTGGGACGACCTCTCCGTCCCGAACCTGGACGAGCAGGACGCCGGCCCCGTCGAGGCCGCGTTCCACTTCGCCGAGACGGCCATCGCCGCGTGCGAGCACCGCAAGGACGCCCTGCTCGGGCAGGCGGAACTCTCCGCCAGCGAGGTCGCCGAGCGCGACCGCCTCCAGGAGCGCATCGGCGACCTCCAGTGGTTCCGCGAGGACTACCGCGACACCGACAGCGCGACGGAGTGGCTGATCGACCAGGCCGAGAACCGCGCGATCACGATCAAGCCCCTCGAACCGGAGCGGTACCTCCACCACACCGTCTGGGACCGGGCGAACCGCTTCGCGCTCCTCTCCGCAACAATTCTCGACAAGGAGGCCTTCTGCCGGCAAGTCGGGCTCGACCCCGCGAACGTCGCAATGGTCGACCTGCCCCACACCTTCCCGCTAGAGCACCGCCGGCTCTACGACGTGACCTGCGGCCGGATGACCACCGAGCACCGCGACGCGACGCTCCCGCGGATGGCCGAGACGATCGCTCGCCTGATGGACGAACACGACGACGAGAAGGGGCTGGTGCACTGCCATTCCTACGCGATCCAGGACCGCCTCGCGGAGTTGCTCAGGGACCGCGGCAAGGACGCCAGGCTCTGGACCCACGACAGCGAGGACCGCGACGGCACGCTCGTGGCCTGGAAGCGATCCGATGGCCCCGGCGTCCTCCTCTCGGTCAAGATGGAGGAGGCCCTGGACCTCGAGGGCGATCTCGCGCGCTGGCAGGTGCTCTGCAAGGCGCCGTTTCCGAACGCCGGCGACGCCCGCGTCGCCCACCGGCTCGAACAGGACCGCTGGGCGTGGTACTACCGCACGACGCTCCGCACCGTCATCCAGGGCTGTGGCCGGGTCGTCCGCTCGCCCGACGACTACGGCGCGACCTACGTCGCCGACGACGCGCTCCTCGACGTGTTCGAACGAGCGGGATCCGTCATGCCGGACTGGTTCCGCGAGCAGGTCGACGAGATGCGAGCACCCGACATTCCGGGGCTCCCCGTCGAGGCGAGTGGCAGTGCGGCCGCGGTCGCTGCCGGCGGCGACGCGACTGGCACCAGCGACGGTCGCGACGCCGGGACCGCCACCGCGAACGCGTCGACGAAGTCCGGTTCTGGCAGCGCTGCTGGAAGCAGTACGGACGGTGCAGCGGATGCCGCCACCGCCGACACTGGCCAGACCGACTCCAGCGACGACGACGGCGACGACTCACGGAGCGCGAAGGGTTCGCCGCTGGGCGACGTCTGGGGCGACGGCTAA
- a CDS encoding glutaredoxin, with product MSFEPEPSLSPEEVQERVDAAIEQNEVVLFMKGNELMPQCGYSKRALGLIGQYRDDVATVDTLEALDAYREALEEHSGWTTIPQTFVGGEFVGGSDVLAELDENGDLEETLNA from the coding sequence ATGTCGTTCGAGCCCGAACCGTCGCTCTCTCCGGAGGAAGTCCAGGAACGCGTCGACGCCGCCATCGAACAGAACGAGGTCGTCCTCTTCATGAAGGGCAACGAACTGATGCCCCAGTGTGGCTACTCGAAGCGCGCGCTCGGCCTGATCGGCCAGTACCGCGACGACGTGGCGACCGTGGACACGCTCGAAGCGCTGGATGCCTACCGCGAGGCGCTGGAGGAGCACAGCGGCTGGACGACCATCCCGCAGACGTTCGTCGGCGGCGAGTTCGTCGGCGGCAGCGACGTGCTGGCCGAACTCGACGAGAACGGCGACCTCGAGGAGACGCTGAACGCCTGA
- a CDS encoding class I SAM-dependent methyltransferase family protein has translation MTDGDDDPESSALETDDQPPLAAIVSKDRSQAALGALREADLYDDTRRIREFDDGTIAIPVTAAPLPDRQVTLGIHEIVRQEDPEPRAGGLEALLRERGWTDAEIETAPGSWAVIGTVVIVEIPDDCADEAAVGEALLDLHREADTVLAREGIDGQTRDPTQRVVAGAGDTETIHAEHGVRYALDLAEVMFSPGNEAERARIAALVAAGRDAGAEGPVATLGEESGVDPVPDAVTGLDPADGEPLEAVGGPAEHVFDMFAGVGYFTLPAAVAGAEVTAAEIDPDTFQYLIENAQLNDVGDRVSAYLSDCREVAEFVDADRVLMGHWDAAEYLDAAFDAVRDDGVIHYHAVVAEPELPDDPREDLEAAAADAGRSIAIVDLRRIKSYGEGVWHVVVDARVSSP, from the coding sequence ATGACCGACGGCGACGACGATCCGGAGTCCTCGGCTCTCGAAACCGACGACCAGCCACCGCTCGCCGCGATCGTCTCGAAGGACCGCAGCCAGGCCGCGCTCGGCGCCCTTCGGGAGGCCGACCTGTACGACGACACTCGGCGGATCCGCGAATTCGACGACGGCACGATCGCGATTCCCGTGACCGCCGCGCCCCTCCCCGATCGCCAGGTGACGCTGGGCATCCACGAAATCGTGCGCCAGGAGGATCCCGAACCGCGCGCCGGCGGCCTCGAGGCACTCCTCCGCGAACGCGGCTGGACCGACGCCGAAATCGAGACGGCTCCGGGCTCCTGGGCCGTCATCGGCACCGTCGTCATCGTCGAGATTCCCGACGACTGTGCGGACGAGGCTGCGGTCGGCGAGGCGCTGCTCGACCTCCATCGCGAGGCCGACACCGTCCTCGCTCGCGAAGGAATCGACGGCCAGACCCGCGACCCGACGCAGCGAGTCGTCGCCGGGGCTGGCGACACCGAGACGATCCACGCAGAGCACGGCGTGCGCTACGCCCTCGACCTCGCCGAGGTGATGTTCTCGCCCGGGAACGAGGCCGAGCGGGCCCGGATAGCTGCGCTCGTGGCGGCCGGCCGTGACGCTGGGGCCGAGGGACCGGTCGCCACGCTGGGGGAGGAGAGCGGCGTCGATCCGGTGCCGGACGCCGTCACGGGGCTCGATCCTGCAGACGGCGAGCCCCTCGAAGCGGTCGGGGGCCCCGCAGAGCACGTCTTCGACATGTTCGCCGGTGTGGGCTACTTCACGCTCCCCGCGGCGGTCGCTGGCGCGGAAGTCACCGCCGCAGAGATCGATCCCGACACGTTCCAGTACCTGATCGAGAACGCCCAGCTCAACGACGTCGGCGACCGGGTTTCTGCGTATCTCTCTGACTGTCGGGAGGTCGCGGAGTTCGTCGACGCCGACCGCGTGCTCATGGGCCACTGGGACGCGGCCGAGTACCTCGACGCGGCGTTCGACGCCGTCCGCGACGATGGCGTCATTCACTACCACGCCGTCGTGGCCGAACCGGAGCTGCCGGACGACCCGCGGGAGGATCTCGAAGCTGCAGCCGCCGACGCCGGCCGGTCGATCGCGATCGTGGACCTGCGGCGTATCAAGAGCTACGGCGAGGGCGTCTGGCACGTGGTCGTGGACGCTCGCGTGTCGTCGCCGTAG
- a CDS encoding enolase C-terminal domain-like protein, translating into MEIRNADVVLTNPGRNYVVVRLETADGLVGWGDATLNGREKAVEAALEEHLFPELEGRDAHRAEDVWQSLYRGTYWRGGPVLQSALSGVDMALWDLKGKAAGLPVHDLLGGRTREYATVYDHCGDDSIDAIVENAEASLDRGIDHFRVNVGDPMGDYLDLDGVVDGVLEVRDRLGPDPELIVDVHSRASPREARQIARGLEPAELFFLEDPLAPEHDAEYGALRNATTTPIAYGELATDPFALQPLIEDGAIDFVRVDLAHVGGITAARKLATVAEGNGTKTAFHGPPDLSPIGQAATVHLDLALPNFGVQELTDYEERYGDAVGEVFAGGANFDPSVGGLDVPDEPGLGIDVDLDAAASFEYERSHLPKRRAEDGSVADW; encoded by the coding sequence ATGGAGATTCGAAACGCCGACGTCGTCTTGACGAACCCCGGCCGGAACTACGTGGTCGTGCGCCTCGAAACGGCGGACGGCCTGGTGGGCTGGGGCGACGCGACGCTCAACGGTCGTGAGAAAGCGGTCGAAGCCGCCCTGGAGGAGCACCTCTTCCCCGAACTCGAGGGCCGGGACGCCCACCGAGCCGAGGACGTCTGGCAGTCGCTCTATCGGGGTACCTACTGGCGCGGGGGCCCGGTCCTGCAGTCGGCGCTCTCCGGCGTCGACATGGCGCTCTGGGACCTCAAGGGCAAGGCCGCCGGCCTGCCGGTCCACGACCTCCTCGGCGGGCGGACCCGCGAGTACGCCACCGTCTACGACCACTGCGGCGACGATTCGATCGACGCGATCGTCGAGAACGCCGAGGCGTCACTCGATCGTGGCATCGACCACTTCCGGGTGAACGTCGGCGATCCGATGGGCGATTACCTGGACCTCGACGGCGTCGTGGACGGCGTCCTCGAGGTCCGCGATCGCCTCGGCCCGGACCCCGAACTCATCGTCGACGTCCACAGCCGCGCCTCGCCCAGGGAGGCCCGCCAGATCGCACGGGGCCTCGAACCCGCGGAGCTCTTCTTCCTCGAGGATCCGCTCGCGCCCGAACACGACGCCGAGTACGGGGCCCTTCGAAACGCGACCACGACGCCGATCGCGTACGGCGAACTCGCGACCGATCCCTTCGCGCTGCAGCCGCTGATCGAGGACGGCGCCATCGACTTCGTCCGCGTCGACCTCGCGCACGTCGGCGGGATCACGGCGGCCCGCAAACTCGCCACCGTCGCGGAAGGCAACGGCACAAAGACGGCGTTCCACGGCCCACCGGACCTCTCGCCGATCGGCCAGGCCGCGACGGTCCACCTCGACCTCGCGCTCCCGAACTTCGGCGTCCAGGAACTCACGGACTACGAGGAGCGCTACGGCGACGCCGTCGGCGAGGTGTTTGCGGGCGGCGCGAACTTCGACCCGTCGGTCGGCGGCCTCGACGTCCCCGACGAACCGGGGCTGGGAATCGACGTCGACCTCGACGCCGCCGCGTCCTTCGAGTACGA
- the fer gene encoding ferredoxin Fer has protein sequence MPSPYDVLGIDRDADEETIRSAYRERVLESHPDHGGSPAAFDRVRTAYEELLGEGRTPAPEPEAVGPDQRSPWSPTVSWDDEDEADADPEPAPEPEPHTVEYVDYEVLSDHGWSITDDDLFEKASEADLDPGDYGRFQIDRGDTLLEGAEDVGFTWPFSCRGGACANCAVAVVEGSLAQPVSHILPDELTDEGIRLSCVGTPVTDDLKVVYNVKHLPEVEDLLLPPGPYKRVASDD, from the coding sequence GTGCCCTCCCCGTACGACGTCCTGGGGATCGACCGCGACGCGGACGAGGAGACGATCAGATCGGCGTACCGCGAACGCGTCCTCGAGAGTCACCCGGACCACGGTGGCTCGCCTGCGGCGTTCGACCGGGTCCGCACCGCCTACGAGGAGCTACTCGGCGAGGGGCGAACGCCAGCACCCGAGCCCGAAGCGGTCGGTCCGGACCAGCGATCGCCCTGGAGTCCCACCGTCTCGTGGGACGACGAGGACGAAGCCGACGCCGACCCCGAACCGGCCCCGGAGCCAGAGCCTCACACCGTCGAGTACGTCGACTACGAGGTGCTCTCCGATCACGGCTGGTCGATCACCGACGACGACCTCTTCGAGAAGGCCAGCGAGGCCGACCTCGACCCCGGCGACTACGGCCGCTTCCAGATCGATCGCGGGGACACGCTGCTGGAAGGCGCCGAGGACGTCGGCTTCACCTGGCCCTTCTCCTGTCGCGGCGGTGCCTGCGCGAACTGCGCCGTCGCCGTCGTCGAGGGATCGCTCGCCCAGCCGGTCAGCCACATCCTCCCCGACGAGTTGACCGACGAGGGGATCCGACTCTCCTGCGTCGGCACGCCGGTCACGGACGACCTCAAGGTCGTCTACAACGTCAAGCACCTCCCCGAGGTCGAGGACCTCCTGTTACCGCCGGGGCCCTACAAGCGAGTCGCCTCCGACGACTGA
- a CDS encoding BolA/IbaG family iron-sulfur metabolism protein produces MDPEEVAALIEDAIPDATATVGRPRGVDDDDHLAAEVVSPAFEGETVLDRHEMVYDALGEHMTTDIHAVELTTKTPEEVDE; encoded by the coding sequence ATGGACCCCGAGGAAGTCGCTGCGCTGATCGAGGACGCTATCCCGGACGCCACGGCGACGGTCGGTCGACCCCGCGGCGTCGACGACGACGATCACCTCGCCGCGGAGGTCGTCTCGCCGGCCTTCGAGGGCGAGACGGTGCTGGATCGCCACGAGATGGTCTACGACGCGCTCGGCGAGCACATGACGACGGACATCCACGCCGTCGAACTGACGACGAAGACGCCCGAGGAAGTCGACGAGTAG
- a CDS encoding methyltransferase, translating to MATRLRTLALEARTEGGPDRFEFTTADGVCSADAIRTAELLLAEVLWDRDPGNLLVPEANYGVVGTLLADVAASVTMTESSARATELCRRNARENGADAHVALLAELDSLGSGDGATEPDPNGPPFDVVAYAPKPYTPIAVGRQRIADAFGLLAPGGTCIVAAEPTTGLDRYRETLEVIGNCVGTVCERDGVAVIEARRQGAADPVEALDRRPLVEPRPLTPTVDGVDLELVSGPGLFAAGGLDHGTRLLLETLDVADGDRLLDVCCGYGPIGAFAAATADCSVVLTDDDRVATQCAECSLQRTDLAAGSETTVVTGNCTEAVADRTFDLVATNPPTHAGSGVLSELFAGIRDVLAPDGACLFVRHEALDLSGHLRGFDSVETVAAGEEHVVRRATP from the coding sequence ATGGCGACGCGGCTGCGGACCCTCGCGCTCGAAGCCCGGACCGAGGGCGGCCCCGATCGCTTCGAGTTCACCACCGCCGACGGCGTCTGTTCGGCCGACGCGATTCGCACCGCGGAACTGCTCCTCGCCGAGGTGCTCTGGGATCGCGACCCAGGGAACCTCCTCGTCCCCGAAGCGAACTACGGCGTCGTCGGAACGCTGCTGGCCGACGTCGCTGCGAGCGTCACCATGACCGAATCGAGCGCGAGAGCCACCGAGTTGTGCCGGCGGAACGCTCGCGAAAACGGCGCCGACGCGCACGTCGCGCTGCTCGCCGAACTCGATTCGCTCGGCAGTGGCGACGGTGCCACCGAACCGGATCCGAACGGCCCGCCCTTCGACGTCGTCGCGTACGCCCCGAAACCCTACACGCCGATCGCGGTGGGTCGCCAGCGGATCGCCGACGCGTTTGGCCTGCTCGCACCCGGCGGCACCTGCATCGTCGCCGCAGAACCGACGACCGGACTCGACCGGTATCGCGAGACGCTCGAGGTAATCGGCAACTGCGTCGGAACCGTCTGCGAACGCGACGGCGTCGCCGTGATCGAAGCGAGACGGCAGGGCGCTGCCGACCCGGTCGAAGCGCTCGATCGGCGCCCGCTCGTCGAACCCCGGCCCCTGACGCCGACCGTCGACGGCGTGGACCTGGAACTCGTCTCCGGGCCCGGCCTGTTCGCCGCTGGCGGACTCGACCACGGCACTCGGTTATTGCTCGAAACGCTCGACGTCGCGGACGGTGATCGCCTCCTCGACGTCTGCTGTGGCTACGGGCCGATCGGAGCCTTCGCAGCGGCGACGGCCGACTGCTCGGTCGTCTTGACCGACGACGACCGCGTCGCGACGCAGTGTGCGGAATGCAGTCTCCAGCGGACCGACCTCGCGGCAGGAAGCGAAACGACCGTCGTGACGGGGAACTGCACCGAGGCAGTCGCGGACCGGACGTTCGACCTCGTGGCGACGAACCCGCCGACCCACGCCGGGAGCGGCGTGCTCTCCGAACTGTTCGCGGGCATCCGCGACGTGCTCGCCCCGGACGGTGCGTGCCTGTTCGTCCGGCACGAGGCGCTCGACCTCTCGGGCCACCTCCGCGGGTTCGACTCGGTCGAGACCGTGGCCGCCGGCGAGGAACACGTCGTTCGCCGCGCGACTCCGTAG
- a CDS encoding molybdopterin-dependent oxidoreductase: MDRTRLDPLLSPLRRAWEAVQPPPRLVDWTLFAIVVFETVSGLYSFTVADHSGWWLFWAHRIAGLTFAVFLAFKLARVRDRLTDPDRWLRSMALSVLTAIAAIGALATGIVWVGGSDVRISYWTLLSIHVAFGLLLVPLLIAHLTSRFRLPRPQDLDRRRTTLQYSALFVGGAVAYRGQEFANRLLGTPGEDRRFTGSQVRKGEGNDAFPLTSWVADDPDPIDRDSWTLDVRGAVDSELTLEYSDVDSDAEIEALLDCTSGWYTVQDWRGIRVGDLLEEVGPASGAEYVRFVSVTGYRWSLPIEEARDALLATHVGGERLSHGHGAPIRLVAPGRRGFQWVKWVVRVDVRKRSDPAQWLVTLISGFD, from the coding sequence ATGGATCGCACGCGGCTGGACCCCCTCCTCAGCCCACTCCGTCGTGCCTGGGAGGCAGTCCAGCCGCCGCCACGCCTCGTCGACTGGACGCTGTTCGCGATCGTCGTCTTCGAGACGGTCTCCGGGCTCTACTCATTCACCGTCGCGGACCATTCCGGCTGGTGGCTCTTCTGGGCGCATCGGATCGCTGGCCTGACGTTCGCCGTCTTTCTCGCGTTCAAACTCGCGAGAGTCCGGGATCGGCTGACGGATCCGGATCGATGGCTGCGCTCGATGGCGCTCTCGGTGCTCACCGCGATCGCAGCGATCGGCGCGCTCGCGACTGGGATCGTTTGGGTCGGCGGATCGGACGTCCGCATCTCGTACTGGACGCTGCTCTCGATCCACGTCGCCTTCGGCCTCCTGCTGGTGCCGCTGCTGATCGCTCACCTCACCTCGCGGTTTCGGCTGCCGCGTCCGCAGGACCTCGATCGCCGCCGGACCACGCTGCAGTACTCGGCCCTGTTCGTCGGCGGGGCGGTGGCCTACCGCGGACAGGAGTTCGCGAATCGCCTGCTCGGCACGCCGGGTGAGGATCGGCGATTTACGGGATCGCAAGTCAGGAAGGGAGAGGGTAACGACGCCTTCCCGCTGACCTCCTGGGTCGCGGACGATCCGGATCCGATCGACCGCGATTCGTGGACCCTCGACGTGCGCGGGGCGGTGGACTCGGAGCTCACGCTGGAATACAGCGACGTGGACTCCGACGCCGAAATCGAAGCCCTGCTCGACTGCACCAGCGGCTGGTACACCGTGCAGGACTGGCGTGGGATTCGCGTCGGTGACCTGCTAGAGGAGGTCGGTCCGGCGAGCGGGGCAGAGTACGTCCGCTTCGTCTCCGTGACGGGCTATCGCTGGTCGCTTCCGATCGAGGAAGCCCGGGACGCGCTACTCGCGACCCACGTCGGCGGCGAGCGGTTGAGCCACGGCCACGGCGCGCCGATTCGACTGGTCGCTCCCGGTCGGCGCGGGTTCCAGTGGGTGAAGTGGGTGGTTCGGGTCGACGTGCGAAAACGGAGCGATCCCGCGCAGTGGCTGGTGACCTTGATCAGCGGATTCGATTGA